In the genome of Planctomyces sp. SH-PL62, the window AGGCGGGCCGAGGCTCGGACGTCGGCCGATCAACGGGGAGGGCCCAGCGCGGTGGCCAGCCAGGACCGGGCGTAGGCCCACTCGCGGAAGGCCGTGGCGCGGGAAACGCCCATCGCCTCGGCGGCCTCCTCGATCGTCAGGCCCGCGAACAGGCGGAAGCGGGCGATCTCGGCCGAGGTCGGGTCCTCGGCGGCCAGTCGGGCCAGGGCCTCGTCGACGTCCAGCAGGAGGTCGGAGTCGGCGCCGAGGGAGGCGCCGAGGTTGTCCAGGGCGACGGTCCGGGCCCCCCCGCCCCGCTTCCTGGCCCGCCTCCGCCGGGCGTGGTCCACCAGGATCCGTTGCATGGCGACGGCCGCGGCGCGGAAGAAGCCGCTGCGATCGGAGAACGCCGCGTCCCCCAGCCGCAGGTAGGCCTCGTGGACCAGCGCGGTGGCGTCGAGCGACCGCCCGTCCGCCTCGCCCGCCAGCCGCGCCGCGGCCAGCCTGCGCAGCTCGTCGTAGACCTGGGGGAAGAAGCCGCCGGGCGCGGGGGCCGCGCTCATTTCCCGTCGCCTTCCGGCTTCGGGGCGTCGGCCGCCGCCTTCTCGCGCTCGGCCCGCCAGGCCTTCGCGTCCTCGTCCTTCCCGGCGGCCTCGGCCAGCACGATGAGCCGGTCGAGCGCCTCGACGACGCGGGCCTTGCCTTGCGGCGGGATCTTGTCCGTCCGCCGCCTCATCCCGTCGTAGCCGTCCCGCAACAGCGGCTCGGCCTCGGCGGATTTCGCCTGGCCGAGCAGGGCCCCGCCGAGCATCGACTTCGTGTTGAACGTCGTCCAGGCGTCGGGATCGGCCTTCTCGCGGATCGCCAGGGCCTCGCGCAGGAGCGGCTCGGCCTGGTCGTAGGCCTTCACGGCGAGGAGGGCCAGCGAGATGGAGCAGAGGTGCGCGGCCAGCTGGGGGCTCCCCGCGGGCATGGCGGCACGCCCCTGGGCCAGGACTTCCTCGGCGACGGCCCTGGCCTTCTCGGCCCGGCCGGTCCGGGCGAGGAGCTGGAGGAGCTCCGGCGCGACCCAGCTCAACATGGGTAAACGACGGCTCGCCGCGGCCGCCCCTTCCAGCAGGGGCAGGGCCTCGTCCAGCCGCCCGGCGTCCCGATAATTCACGCCCAGGTTCGCCTTGACCAGCCAGGTCTCGTGGTGGTCGGCCCCGAACTTGGCCATCCGCAGCTTGAGGACCTCCTCGAACAGCGGGATCGACCGATCGAGCCTCCTCGACGACCAATAAATCGAGGCCAGGTTGTTCATGCTGAGCAGGGTGTCGGGGTGGTCGGGCCCGAGCTTCGACCTGGCCGCCGCCAGCGCCTCCTCCAGCAGCGGCAGGGCGAGGTCGAGCTTGCCGACGTCCCGGTATGCCGCGGCGAGGTTGTTCATGGTGAGCAGCGTCTCGGGGTGGTCGGGCCCGAGCTTCGTCTTCCTCGCCGCCAGGGTCCGCTCCAGCAGCGGCAGGGCGAGGTCGAGCTTGCCGACCGTCTGGTAGCCCGTGGCGAGGTTGTTCATCAACGTGAGCGTGTCGGGGTGGTCGGGCCCGAGCTTCGTCTCCCGCGCCGCCAGGGCCCGCTCCATGAGCTGGAGTGCGAGGTCGATCCTGCCGACGATCCGGTAGAGAGCGGCCAGGTCGTTCATGCTCATGACCGTCTCGGGATGGTCGTCGCCGAACTTCGCCTTCCGCATCGCCAGCGCCTGCTCCATCATCGGCAGCGCGAGGTCGAACTTGTCGGCGGACTGGTAGACGAGGCCCAGTTGGTTCATGGCGGCGAGCGTGATGGGGTGGTCGGGGCCGAGCTTCGACCTGGCCGACGCCAGCGCCTGCTCCATCAGCGGCCGCGCCAGGTCGAGCTTGCCGGCGGCTCGGTAGAGACCGGCCAGGTCGTTCATGCTCTTGAGCGTGTCGGGGTGGTCGAGTCCGAGCTTCGCCTTCCGCGCCTCCAGCGCCTGCTCCATCATCGGCCGCGCCAGATCGGGCTTGCCGGCGTCCCGGTAGAGAGCGGCCAGGTCGTTCATGCTCCTGAGCGTGTCGGGGTGGTCGAGTCCGAGCTTCGCCTTCCGCGCCTCCAGCGTCTGCTCCAGCAGCGGAACCGCGAGGTCGAGCTTGCCGACGTTCCGATAAACCGAGGCGAGGTTGTTCATGGTGAGCAGCGTCTCGGGGTGGTCGAGTCCGAGCTTCGACTTCTGCGCCGCCAGGGCCCGCTCCATCAGCGGCAGGGCGAGGCCGGGCTTGTCGGCGTCGACGTAGCCCGCGGCGAGGTTGTTCATGGTGAGCAGCGTGCCGGGGTGGTCGGGCCCGAGCTTCGCCTCCCGCGCCGCCAGGGCCCGCTCCAGCAGCGGCAGGGCGAGGTCGAGCTTGCCGACCGCCTGGTAGCCCGTGGCGAGGTTGTTCATCAACGTGAGCGTGTCGGGGTGGTCGGGCCCGAGCTTCGTCTCCCGCGCCGCCAGGGCCCGCTCCATCAACGGCAGGGCGAGGTCGATCCTGCCCATGTCCCGATGGACCGCGGCGAGGTTGTTCATGCTCACGAACGTCGCGGGATCGTCGGGGCCGAGCTTCGCCTTCTGCGCCGCCAGGGCCCGCTCCATCAGCGGCAGGGCGAGGTCGAGCTTGCCGGCGTCCCGGTAGCCCATGGCCAAACCGTTCATGCTGTGCAGCGTGATGGGGTGGTCGGGGCCGAGTACCCTCGTTCTCGCCGCCAGCGCCTGCTGGAACAGCGGCAGGGCGAGGTCGGGCTTGCCGAGGGCTCGGTAGCACTCGGCCAGGGCGAACAGGCTGGCGAGGGTGTGGAGATGGTCGGGGCCGAGCCTGTCCAGGAACGTGGCCCTGGCTTTCGTGACCAGGGCGATCGCCTTCTCCGGATAGCCCAGGCCCGCCTGGGAGTCGCCGAGGACCAGCTGCATCCGCGCCACGGCCAGCGGGTCGCCGATCGCGTCCCCTTCGATCTGCGCCGTCGCCTGGTCCAGCCGCTCGCCCAGGAGCGCCGACAGCGGCTTGCCGTCCTTCTCCGCGGATCGCGGGTTCAGGTCGATGAAGATCGAGCCGAGGACGGCGTTGGCCTTCTCGACCTGGGCCAGCCGCGCCTCGGCCTGGCGACGCTGCTCGACGGCGGCCCGCCGCTGGGTCTCGGCCTCCCGGCGTTGGTCCGCCTCGGCCTGGCGCGCCTCCTCCTTCTGGGCGGCCTCGGTCTCCGCGAAGCCCCGCTGCCTGGTCGCTTCCAGGAGCCCCAGCGTCGTGCCGACGATCCCGCCGACCAGGGCCAGCAGCAACAGCGACGCCGCGACGACCCGGCCCCGGTTGCGGCGCACGAACTTCCGCATCCGGTAGGCCGCCGTCGGGGGGCCGGCGGAGACGGGCTCGTGGTTGGTGAACCGCTCCACGTCGTTGGCCAGGCCGATGGCCGAGGCGTAGCGGCGGTCGCGCTCCTTGGACAGCGCCTTCATGACGATCCAGTCCAGGTCGCCGCGCACCAGGCGGCTGAGGCGGCCCGGCTCGATCTGGCGGTGGGCCGCGAGGTTCGGGAGGGCCTCCGAGGTGCTGATCCGACTCGAGGGCGTGGCGGGCTCCTCCTCGCGGATCAACCGGAGCATCTCCTCCATCGCGGCCCGCTTCAGGGTTTCGCGCCGGATCGGGGTCGAGCCGGTCAAAAGCTCGTAGAGGATCACCCCCAGGGCGTAGATGTCGGCGCGGGTGTCCACGTCCAGGGCGTTGAAGCCGGCCTGCTCGGGGGCCATGTACAGCGGGGTGCCGGCCACGATCCCCAGGCCGGTGAACGCCGGATCCTCCGAGAGCTGCATGCCGCTGACGGCCTTGGCCAGGCCGAAGTCGATCACCCGGGGCATGGGCCTGCCGTCGTGGCTCTCGACCAGGATGTTCGAGGGCTTGAGGTCGCGGTGGATGATCCCCTTCTGGTGGGCGTGATGCACGGCCGAGCAGATCTGGCAGAACAGGGCCAGGCGGGCGGGCACGTCCAGCAGGTGCTGGTCGCAGAAGTCCGTCAGCGGGACTCCCTTGACCAGCTCCATGACGAAGAAGGGGCGGCCCTGCTCGGTGGTCCCGGCGTCCAGGACCTTGGCGATGTGGGGGTGGTCCATCAGCGCCAACGCCTGCCGCTCCGACTCGAACCGGGCGAGCACCGCCCGCGAGTCCATCCCCGGCTTGATGAGCTTCAGGGCGACCTGGCGCCGGACCGGCCGCGTCTGCTCGGCGAGGTAGACGGCACCCATGCCCCCCTCGCCGATCTCCTGGCGGAGCCTGTAGCGGCCGGCGATCACGTCGTCGATGCGTTCGACGCCGTCTCCGCACCGGAGGCCGATGGTGGCCTCCTCGACGGCGGGCGGGCCCGGCGACGGCGCGGAGTCGGGCGGGGTGGCGGGATCGGTGTCGACGGTCGCCTGGGCGTCGGCCGCGAGGGGCCGATCCAGCGCGTCGGGTGGATCGTCGTACGCGGCCAGGAGGGCGAGCACGCGGGCGAGCAGCTCGGCGTCGCCGCCGGCCTCGCGCTCGACGAACGCCCTCCGGTCGTCGGGGTCGTCCCGCTCGATGGCCGCCTGGAACAGAAACTTGACTCGGCCGGGCTCGATCGCCATGGGGGGCTCTCCGCCGGAGGAAAGGTTTCCTCACATGGCGTCAACTCTCGGCGAATCGTCTCAGCGGGGAAAGAAGAATCTCGGAACCCGCACGAGGCCGCCGCGGGCGCGAGCGGGCCCGCGGCGCCCGGCGGAGCCTCGCGGACGCCGCCCGGCCCGGCGTCCGGTCAGTAGCCGTCCGCGGAGACGACCTCGCCGCCGTCTCGCGAGCCGAGCGCCATCCAGGTGTTCTGGTCGATGGACGATTTGATGAAGCGGACCGAGCCGTCGGCCATGCCGACGTTCACGCCGCCGGAGTGATGGCTGCTGATCCCGAAGAGCGAGCCGGTGTCCGCCCCGCAGCCGTCGTTGCAGCCCCAGCGGCAGGCGGAGAACGTGAACCGCGACGACATCGGAGGGATGATGATGTTGACGAACGTGAATCCCGCCGTCCCCTGCGCCCAGCGGTAGCCCGTGTTGGTGCGGAAGCTTGGGCTCGAGATGGACGCCTGGCAGGTGGCCGCCATGCCCATGACGCCGATGATGTCCTGCCGGGCGTCCCGGTAGTTCAGAGCGCCGCTGAGGCCGGACTTGTACCAGCGGTACTTCTCGGTGGTGCCGGAGAAGTTGAGGGCGCCCGTCTTCTCGTCCCAGGATCCGCCCGCGCCCACCAGCATCTCGGTCGCGGCGATCGTGTTCGAAGTGCCGTCCGTGACGTGGCCGATCCCATACGCCGACTGATTGGCGAAGAGGCCGTTGGAGTTGGAGGACGTCGTGTCGGTCCCGGTGCCGATGTTGCCGAAATAGTTGTTGAAGTTCTCGATGCCGACGTACCCGTCCGACGGGCACATGAACGCGGAGACCTTGGTGTCCCACACCGTCGCATTGCTCCAGGTCAGGTCCGAATATGCGGGCGTCCGCGGATAGCATGCGAGGTCGAAGTTGCAGGAGTTGTACAGCGGGGTCTGCTCGAGGTAAGGCAGGAGGTAAGCGTGCGCGCCGAAGGTGCCCCAGTTCGTCTGGACGCCGGGGTCGCTATAGGCGATGGCGGTCATCATCGGGAAGGACCCGACGGTCTGGTGATAGTTGTGCAACCCCAGGCCGAATTGCTTGAGGTTGTTCACGCACTGGGCCCGACGCGCAGCCTCGCGAGCCGACTGCACGGCCGGCAGGAGCAGCGCGATCAGGACGGCGATGATGGCGATCACCACGAGCAATTCGATCAGGGTGAAACCGCGACGGATTTGACGCACGGGAGGTCTCCTCAGCTCGGAGTTGGGAAAAAGGGATGACGGCGAGAACGATTCGTCGGCCCCCGCGTCCACCGCCCCGAAGCCCGCCTCGACGTCCGGGCGCGCCCAAACCACCGAGCTTGATCCCGCGGTCCGGGGGGGACGGCTGCGACAGGCGGCCCGAGGACGAACGGCGTCGCAAGGGCCCCCTGCGTTCCGGGGTGCGAGGTTGCTGGCGCTCAGCGCGACCGCGACGGCCGCCTGGACTGGGACTTGGCCTTGTCCCCGATCATGTTGCCGTAGTGCGCCCTCATGGCGTCCTGCGTCTGCGTGTCGGCCTTCAAGGTCTGGGCGGGCGTCGGCGGCTTCGGGGCGCCCCAACCGCAGCCTTGGAGGAGACCGAGCGAGATCACGACGGCGAGGCGCACCGCTGACGGCCGAAGTTGATGCATCGGTAGTGGCTCACCTAATTGCATAGTATTGTCGGTGTGGAGGATAAGAAACGATCAACGGTTCTTGGGCCGGCCGCAGGTCCACCTGGATGTCATTGCGGACCGGTGCCAGGCAGGTGGCGCATCAGGCTCGACGCCCCTTCTCAATCCTCAGCAACCCGGGAAGCGCTTCGAACGGACCCTCGCCTCATCACGCGAGCTTGCGGATTCCTCCAGGGGAATCCCGGGCTCGGTCGAGTCCACGTTTCAATCAAAGATAAGCAGCATTGAATCAGGGAGAGGTCTGACGTCGGACGAGGTTAAGTCTCATGCGGAGATGTAGCAAGATAATTCGCCCGAATCTCGACCGAGTTCATATCGGCCGGAATATGAACAAGGCGTGAAGATATGGAGACATCGGTTTTAGACGGCCGCAGGTCCGGCGTGCACTCGAAGGTGGGGGGGCGGTCGTCGGCCGAGCAAGCGAAGGGAGGGCCTGGAGGGTCGGGACGCCGCTGGGTCCGTGCATCGGCCGCGACTCGCCCGCGGCCCCCGTCCCGAGCGCCCGGACGAGGTCTCTCCCTCGGGACGCGCGTGAAGTCCGGTCGGAATGGTGGAGGCGCGCCTCATCGAATCCAGTAGGATCCCGGCTCCGTTGCGGCCGGTCGAGGCCCAGCCGTGGAAGTTCCAGGGCGTCGCCTTCGCGCTCGTCGACCGCACGCGAGGAGAGCAAACGTGAGCAAAATGATGACATGCCTCTGGTTCGACCGCGGCCAGGCCCGCGAGGCGGCCGAGTTCTACGCGAGCGTGTTCCCCGACAGCCGGGTCGGGAGCGCCTACGCCTCCGCGACGGACAATCCGTCGGCGAAGGCGGGCGAGGAGCTCACCGTCGAGTTCACCGTGCTGGGCCAGTCGTTCATCGGCCTGAACGGCGGGCCGATGTTCAAGCCGAACGAGGCGGTCAGCTTCATGGTCCTGACCGAGAACCAGGAAGAAACCGACCGCTACTGGGACGCGATCGTCAGCAACGGCGGCCAGGAGAGCCATTGCGGCTGGTGCAAGGATCGCTGGGGCTTCTCCTGGCAGATCACCCCCCGCGCGCTGCTCGCGGCGACGACCGACCCAGATCGCGCCGCCGCGAAGCGCGCCATGGAGGCGATGATGACGATGGGGAAGCTCGACATCGCCATGATCGAGGCCGCCCGCCGGGGCGAGGGCCGCTGAGTCGAGCCCGAACGGCGTGTTCCCGTCGCGCGCGAAGCTCGTGCGGCCGCCGAACCCTCCGGACGAGGGGCTCGAAGTCGGCCAGGCGCCTGAAAGGCTCTCCCCGTGGAGTGCGCGGCCCGCATCCGCGACCCATCCGGCGCGTCTGGACGAGCGTCGCCGCGTCCACGTCCGACCGCGAAGGCCCGGCGCGGGCCTCCAGCCGGGGCTCGTCGTCGGGCGCCTCGGCGGCCGTCGTGGCCGTCGCGAGGATGAGGCCCGTGGTCGCCGTCAGGGTCAGCCGGTCGACTTTCTTTCATGGTCGTCGCCCCAAAGAGGCGCGCCCGCGGCACGGATGGGTCGCGCCCGCCGGGACGTCGCTCCCTCTCCCGCGTCCGACCGCGATGCGGCCGGCCTCGCACCGCCGAGAATCGATGAAGGGCCTCGCCGCTTTTGCACGCGGAATAGGTTGGATAGCCGCGAGGCCCGTCCGAATTCTCGAGGGAAGGTGTCGAAAAATGCCCATGTATACAATCGTTATTCAGTCGGGTTCGGTCGACGAGACGGCGAAGGCGAGCCTCGCGGCCGAGATCACCGCGCTCCACGTCGAGCTTTCGGCGGTGCCGAAGGACTGGGTCCACGTCGTCTTCCAGGAATACGCGCCCGGGAGCGGCTTCAACGCCGGAGAGGCGGGGCCTCTGGTCGCCCTGACGGCCGCGATCCGGAGCGGACGCTCGGCGGACTACAAGCACCGGCTCCTGACGAGCCTCTGGACGCTGGTCAAGGGGGCGACGGGGGCGCTGGACGAGCAGATCGTGGTCGGGTTGCAGGAGGTGGGGCCCGGACAGGCCATGGAGATGGGCCGGGTGATGCCGGAAGTCGATTCGAACGTGTCCTGACGCCATCTGACGAACGAGGAGGTCCGCCGTCATGAGCCGATCCCATGAAGTCGCGATGAACGGGGCCCGGAGCTTGTTCAAGTCGCTGGTGGACGCGGGGGTCACGACCTGCTTCGCGAACCCCGGCACGTCCGAGATGCAGCTCGTCTACGAGATCGGCCTGACCGACGCGATACGTCCGATCCTGTGCCTCCAGGAGGACGTGGTCACCGGCGCCGCGGACGGGTACGGCCGCATGAAGGGGACGCCGGCCGTCGCGCTCCTGCACGTGGCCTGCGGGTTCGGCAACGGCGTGGCCATGCTGCAGAACGCGGCGAGGGCGAATACGCCGATCGTCAACGTCGTCGGCGTGAACGCCTCGTACCACCAGGCCAACTTCCCGGAGCATGAGCTGGTCAACGGCCGCGTCTCCGACATCGCCCGCGTGGTCTCGCACTGGTGCGGCGAGGCGCGAAGCGCCAGCCATCTCGGCGAACTCGGCGTGGAGGCGGCGGCGCTCGCCAAGACGGGCAAGGTCTGCACCATCGTGGCGCCCAACGATCGCCACTGGGAGGAGGCCGTCCCGCCGCCGACGCCGCCCCCGCCGGCGGGACGGCCCCGGGCCGCCGCGGAGGCGATCGAACGGGCCGCCGAACTCCTCGCGAACGGGAAGAAGACCGGGCTCGTGCTGGGGGGGCTCGCCCTCCAGGGCGAGGCGCTGGAGCTGGCCGGCCGGATCGCGGCCAGGACCGGCGCCGTCCTGCTCGCGGAGACGTTCCCCTCGCGCTATCTCTCGCGCGGCGAGGGACGCCCGCCGGTGGACCTGATCCCCTATGAGCTTGAGATCGGCATCAAGTACCTGGAGTCGTACCAGCAGCTGGTCTTCCTCGGCGCGAGGCTGCCGGTCGCGACCTTCGCCTACAAGGACAAGCCCACCCTCAAGAGCGCACCGGGGTGCGAGCTGTTCACGCCGGCCTCGGAGGACCAGGATCTCGAGACGGCGCTCCGCTCGCTCGCCGAGGCGGTCGACGCCCTCGGCACGCCGCCGATCCGCCAGGCCCGTACTCCGGCGTCGGCGTCCCCTTCCGGCGAGCTGACGGCGGATGCCATCGGGCGGACGCTGAGCGAGCTGATGCCGGCCGACGCCATCCTCGTCGACGAGGCGGCCACGAACGCCGCGCCCATCCAGGCGGCGACCAGGGGGGCCCGACCGCACGACTATCTCAACCCCGCCACCGGCGGCGCGATCGGCGGCGGCCTGCCCATGGCCCTGGGGGCGGCCGTCGCCTGCCCCGGCCGCAAGGTCGTCGCGGTCCAGGCGGACGGCAGCGGCATGTACACCGTCCACGCCCTGTGGTCGATGGCTCGCGAGAACGCCGACGTCGTGGTGGTCGTCCTCAAGAACGACGCCTACGCGATCCTCGGCCTCGAGATGGCCCGCGTCCGCGAGGGGGAGCTGAATGCGAAGATGAGGTCGATGCTGGAACTCGGCGACCCGGCGCTGGACTGGGTCGCCCTGGCGAAGGGCCTCGGCGTGCCCGCGAGCCGCGCCGGCACCGCCGAGGAGTTCCATCGCCAGTTCGCGGCCGCGATCGCCGAGAAGGGCCCGCGACTCATCGAGTGCCAGGTCGCCGTCCCGAAGGAGCTGCTCGCGCTGGAGGAGGTCCTCCACCAGCAACGCTGAAGCTTCGACCGTCCGGCGGGCGAAGGTCGCGGCCCGCCGGACGGTCGCCTGGCTTTCGGCGGGATCGGGACGCCCTCTCCTCCCGAGGATCGTGGCGTCGGGTCGATGCGGCCGAATGCGACCTGCGTCGATCTCGCGGCAGGATCAAGGGCGTGCGGGGGCCGGTCTCAGGCAGGCTTTTTGGGCGGCATGAGGACGCGTTCCACCCAGGTGGTGTCGACGTTGCCGTCGATGAAGTCCTTGTGGCGGAAGATGCGTTGGTGGAGGGGGATGGTGGTCTTGATGCCTTCGATGGCGAGTTCGTCGAGCGCCCGGCGCATCCGGTTGATGGCCTGGGGGCGGCTGGGGGCGTGGACGATGAGCTTGCCGACGAGGGAGTCGTAGTTGGGGGGGATGCTGTAGCCGGCGCGGATGTGGGAGTCCCAGCGGACGCCGGGGCCGCCGGGGACGCGCAGGTCGGTGATCCGGCCGGGGGAGGGTCGGAAGTCGTGCTCGGGGTCCTCGGAGTTGATCCGGACCTCGATCGAGTGGCCCTCGGACTTCACGTCTTCCTGGCGGAACGGCAGGGGCTCGCCGGCGGCGATGCGGATCTGCTGCTGGACGAGGTCGATGCCGGTGATCTCTTCGGTGACCGGGTGCTCGACCTGGATCCGGGCGTTGACCTCGATGAAGTAGAAGTTGTTCTCGGCGTCGACGAGGAACTCGCAGGTGCCGGCGTTGGTGTAGCCGACGGCCTTCGCCAGGCGGACGGCGGCCTCGCCGAGCTTGACGCGGACCTCCAGCGGGAGCTGCGCGGCGGCCTCCTCGACGAGCTTCTGGTGCCGGCGCTGGAGGGAGCAGTCGCGGTCCCAGCAGTGGACGACGTTGCCGTGGAGGTCGGCGAGGATCTGGACCTCGACGTGCCGGGGGCGGTCGATGTACTTCTCGAGGTAGATCGACGGGTTCTTGAAGGCGGCCTGGGCCTCGTTGCGGGCGGCCTGGATGGAGGCCGGGAGGGTGGCCTCGTCGCGGCAGACGCGCATCCCCTTGCCGCCGCCGCCGGCCGCGGCCTTGATCAGGACGGGGAAGCCGATGACCTTGGCGAGTCGGACGGCCTCGGCCTCGGATTCCACGGCGCCGTCGGAGCCGGGGACGCTGGCGACCTTGGCCTGGGCGGCGATCAGCTTGGCCTCGGTCTTGAGGCCCATCTTGCGGATGGCCTCATGAGGGGGGCCGATGAACTCGAAGTTGCAGCTCCGGCAGATCTCGGCGAACTGGGGGTTCTCGCTGAGGAAGCCGTAGCCGGGGTGGATCGCCTGGACGTCGGCGACCTCGGCGGCGGCGATCAGCCGGGGGATGTTCAGGTAGCTGTCGGCCGAGGCGCCCTTGCCGATGCAGATGGCGCGATCGGCCAGTTCCAGGTAGGGGGCGTCGCGGTCGGCCTGGGAGTAGACGGCCACGACCTCGACGCCCATCTCCTTGCACGCCCGGATGACCCGGAGGGCGATCTCGCCGCGATTGGCGACCAGTATCCTCTGAAACATCGAACTTCACCACCTCGACTCGACGGGCGCGCCCGCCGGGGTACTTCGGGATCGACGCGGGCCGGACGGGTCAGGCGGGCACGACGCGGAACATGGGCTGGCCGAACTCGACCGGCTGGCCGTTCTTGACCAGGATCTCGGCGATGGTGCCGGAGACGCCGGCGGGGATGTCGGTGAAGACCTTCATGGCCTCGATGATGCAGAGCGTCGTCGAGGGCTGCACGGCGGTCCCGATCGACACGAACGGGGGGGAGTCGGGCGAGCCGGACGAGTAGTACGTGCCGACCATCGGGCTCTCGATGACGATGGTCTTGGGCCCGGCCGGGGCCTCGGCGACCGGGTCGGCCCGGGGCGCGACAGGGGCGGCCGGGGCCGGCGGGGCGTACGCGGTCGGATACGGGGGGCGTATCCCGGCGCGGCGGCGACCTCCGGCCCTCGACGCTGGAGGTGGACCCGGTACGGGCCGTCGGTCACCTCGAGGTCGCTCAGGTCGTACTGCTTCATCAGACGGACCAGGTAGTGGACCTTCTTCACGTCCAAGGGCTCGCCGCCCTTGTCTTCAGCACCCTGATCGCCCATGCCTTCGCTCCGCTTCCCTTGCCTGTATCGTGTCGCGACGGCCGCCGCCGGTGGGCGGGGGCGGGTCGCGGGATCGTCTCTCTCGGAGTACGGGACGGGCCGGACTCCTCGCCTCGCCTCGTCTCGGGTGGATCAGGGCCGCACGGCGTCGAGCCCCTTGGGGAGGTTCGAGAGGACCTCGCGCCCGTCCGGGGTGACCAGCACGTCGTCCTCGATGCGGACCCCGCCCCAGTCGGGGAGGTAGATCCCCGGCTCGACGGTCACCACCATGCCCGGCTCCAGGATCGTCGGCGACTCCCGGCGCAGGCGAGGCCCCTCGTGGACGTCCATGCCGATCCCGTGGCCCAGGCCGTGGTCGAAAAATCGGCCGAATCCCGCTTGCTCGATGAACGAGCGGGCTTCGGCGTCGACGTCCTGGGCGCTGGCGCCGGGGCGGATCGCCGCGATGGCCCGTTCCTGGGCCGCCAGGACGAGGCGATAGACCTTCTCAAATTCTGGAGTGACGTTACCGGTAACCACCATCCGCGTCAAGTCGCTCTTGTAGGATCGGCCGCAGGCCCCCCAGTCGATCAGGACGAAATCGTCGTCGCCGATTCGGGTCTCGGCGGTCGGCCTCGCGTGCGGCAGCGCGGCCCGGCGGCCCACCGCCACGATCGTCGAAAAACTCGTCCCGGTCGCCCCCAGCCCCCGCATGTGCGACTCCAGCCGGTCGGCCGCGTCCTTCTCGGTCTCCCCGGCCTTCAACTCCCCTTTCAGCTTCAGAAAGGCGTCCTGGGCGATGGCCACGGCCTCGCGGATCCGGGCGATCTCGTCGTCGTCCTTGACGGCCCGGAGGGGCTCGACGAGGTCGGTCGTGGGGGCGAGGGCCGTCCCGGCGAGTTCCCCCTTGAG includes:
- the accC gene encoding acetyl-CoA carboxylase biotin carboxylase subunit encodes the protein MFQRILVANRGEIALRVIRACKEMGVEVVAVYSQADRDAPYLELADRAICIGKGASADSYLNIPRLIAAAEVADVQAIHPGYGFLSENPQFAEICRSCNFEFIGPPHEAIRKMGLKTEAKLIAAQAKVASVPGSDGAVESEAEAVRLAKVIGFPVLIKAAAGGGGKGMRVCRDEATLPASIQAARNEAQAAFKNPSIYLEKYIDRPRHVEVQILADLHGNVVHCWDRDCSLQRRHQKLVEEAAAQLPLEVRVKLGEAAVRLAKAVGYTNAGTCEFLVDAENNFYFIEVNARIQVEHPVTEEITGIDLVQQQIRIAAGEPLPFRQEDVKSEGHSIEVRINSEDPEHDFRPSPGRITDLRVPGGPGVRWDSHIRAGYSIPPNYDSLVGKLIVHAPSRPQAINRMRRALDELAIEGIKTTIPLHQRIFRHKDFIDGNVDTTWVERVLMPPKKPA
- a CDS encoding M24 family metallopeptidase; this translates as MERFLHRRDALRARFEALRLDALLVVAPTNVAYLTGFSGDSSYLLVGRDRDLIVSDGRFTTQLEQECPGLEAYIRPNVQNMNKAVAHVVGKLGVGGLGFEAAHLSFADWEALKGELAGTALAPTTDLVEPLRAVKDDDEIARIREAVAIAQDAFLKLKGELKAGETEKDAADRLESHMRGLGATGTSFSTIVAVGRRAALPHARPTAETRIGDDDFVLIDWGACGRSYKSDLTRMVVTGNVTPEFEKVYRLVLAAQERAIAAIRPGASAQDVDAEARSFIEQAGFGRFFDHGLGHGIGMDVHEGPRLRRESPTILEPGMVVTVEPGIYLPDWGGVRIEDDVLVTPDGREVLSNLPKGLDAVRP
- a CDS encoding acetyl-CoA carboxylase biotin carboxyl carrier protein — encoded protein: MVGTYYSSGSPDSPPFVSIGTAVQPSTTLCIIEAMKVFTDIPAGVSGTIAEILVKNGQPVEFGQPMFRVVPA